The genomic DNA aaacaatacaaatgcaaactgagcaacaacaaaaaaagttttaaacatctcgagttccccctgctttgcctcacagtgctttggtccactgcctgctccccttttacctcaccaccaccgacacacacacagtccggtgtgagaaaacaacgtgtttcaGTTGTTGTGGGACTCCATAAGTTTAGCtaactttattcacattaaacaataaacatcggatgacgtgattattttctctttaatatagatgatgctgagtcattaattagtcgtgtccaaaaaatattattttgtaccaatttacttttgtcactgATGTAGTCTGCGGTGTTAgcgttttatacaggcgtttacctatagcttgtttaataacgtcttacacacacccatagtgtacgcatatacaagtcttgtacgttagattagaccagagccatatagacggtttcaacggccacaacataaacaaacgttactgtgcatgcgcgcttttttggacctaacttaacttccggtagacttccaaatagaatcaataacaacagccaagtccctctagagtagatattttttgataacaaacaaaacatgtttgCCGCGtgaatcaggcggacttaattaaaatgcaaattcattctttggcagcaggagatgttttaaagcatagacataaagcgcgagaaatcgaggtttccccagtaacagctgtaaacaaagcagaggcgGTATGCTCacacactgctttatcaggcatataacatgcaagtcttccttcagaaatacagcgatataaaaacgtctgtgcctcgttttgatatttaaacatataaatttaaggaattattattattaaacgtgcagtacgtaacgttactcatgtttattcagcgaagcctttttgaaaatcgatcagttttaaaattgtggcgagtctccaaaaatgaataaataaatgggaaacacatcccgcagcacaaccacctgaccccaacttcagtgtactcatcaccttgactttaactgcgtttgtagaaggcactgcagccagaccgatatacacaacacagaccggaagttaacttaggtccaggcgcgtgcgcccgatgaaaccgtctatagagagATCAGTTTGAATGGCCGCCAACGCACTTCCTGGAACTATCTGAAGTCTACATGAATCACGTGACAACCAAACATTTCGAACTTCCGTTGTCTCTATGGCTCTGGATTAGACTAGTGCGGgcgcgcatttagattttcctgcgttcactatgatttagcatagacagtaaaagaaataataaaattcactattcatttcagttcatgtctcagaatgtctcagaattttttttgtaatttcacagttgtaataccattacatgaaagctccgcttttctatcgcaaatgtgccgaatctgctgatgtaattacactgctaagtgaaagaaatgtatatacagtattgtgcaaaagtcttaggccactagtattttcaccaacaaaaaatgattttaagtcagttatttctatctttttctGTAGCGTGACAGAaaaattatttttgccattaaatgtaataatccactgagatttttgtttgcacaatgagtctgacagcagccagtgctccacacagagacatgatctcatcatcatccagtcagTCTGGAAagacattctgatggcacccattcactgcagaggatccactgctgGTAATGAAAGTGACCCCATCTtggattgactttttttttttgtgaactattccttctgctgctgctgaattgctgctgctgctggttatcactgtagttgtagattattgctggtGCTGCAAGCAAGTACAACATGCTACTATCAATGCATACAGCAATACAGTGCTGTGAGTATTGAAGACATAATGCTGCTGCTCAGATAGCATATAAAACCCCTGtagcagatctagacaggtggagctggggaaggtggtgCGCTTCAGATAATTCTGAAGTGTGCTGCAAATGTTCAAGTGAATACAAACCAGTCATTTCAATATTAATGcgctgctttaattgatgcacacaaacccacattcatcacacacacacacacacacacacacacacacacacacacacacacacacacagagtcggAGACTGCAGATTGCAATGCACACACATAAACTTGTTGTCAATACTTCCCTGCGACCTTTGTAAATAAAATAGCCTAGATACTAgattgctacattatatttttcagCGTTGAGGTGGCGCtgttttttaagtaattaattttttGGAGAGAGATACACAGACGCAGCAAGCAGGTAAAGCACACACAACTGtcacctctttctctctcgaTTGATCAATTGCTAATTCATTTACATGCAAATTGTATAATTCATTCAAGTAAATGTGATCTTACTGCACTATTTCATCTCTGTGTCCGATTTGATTTGAAGCAGGCAGAATACTAtatgtgtatacatatacatatacatatacatatacacacacacacacacacacacacacacacacacacacagtataatccataatacataataattaacACTTTTATAGTTAACAATTATctgaattgtaatatttttgtgaaatctttttttctaaatttttagTACAGGATTAAAGTGTGTCTTTTTCAGAGGAGTGAACATGGTAATGAATGGTTCATGTGTGCCATTGACCTGAGTTTGAATCTGCCTCAGTCCTTCAGATTTTAATTGCATCTAGTAGGCATAACTAAACGAATTTAAGCTTCTGAAAGACTAAGCCAAATctatttataaaggttttttgttgttgaaaaggCCTAACTGCAAAGAATACTTCTCTTCAGTTTAATTAAGTTCTTTTTTTGAGTACTTCTTAAACACTTTGAATGCTTCCTGGATATGTAACGCAGTAACAGACTGACCTCTGTGCAGCCTGTGATCAGTGATCTGACCTTCATTATCATATCATATCCTGTTCAGCTTGACTGTATTGAGCGGGTTAGCATTTGACAGTGCTTCTCCAATAGGTCAGTGCTGAAGAGCAGATGGATTACCATAGTGGAGCAGTATTGATTTCACTGCATTATAATGCCATTGCCAGTATGACTTTCTGGGCCGTAATTTGAACGTGATGTGGCGGATCACTCGATAGATCTAAGACGGATTGGAATGAAATCATATCCCAACATATCTCTTTACCCAGAAATTTTAACAGCTCCCTGCAAACTAAAATAAGAAATTCATACCCAAgacactgtattttcagcatttgtTTTTGCACGTCATGTCTCTTGCACACATAAGAAAATATTTGCTTATAGGAGGTAAATTAATGTTGTTTTTCTGAGTTTATAATCTCATGGATGACTTGTGTCCATGTGTCAGTAGAGATACGCTCAGCCCTTATTGAACTGATTGGAAATAATGCGCTCCTTGTGCAGGAGGTAACAATCCCAGCAAGAGGAAATGAGACAAATGATGAGGAACTTGTTGACAATGAGCAGACCACATCTCACCACGCGTTCGCTCCAGCATGAGCACGCTATTCTGGGTGCTGAGCGATTTCATTGCAGAGCGAGAAAATTGGATCTTTTATTGGGGttgtttttctcattttctttcttatatataaaatttGGAAACTTGTTTTCTCTTTAAGACTCTGAAGTATTAATGGCAGAAGTTTCTATCACTTGTATTGTTTCTCTGCCGCATTCAGACTGTGTGATTGTAATGTGGTTAAATCAGGCTTTTTTAATGAGTGAATTTTCCTCTTTCCTCTGAcagtttaaatctaaatattagaaaCTATAGAAGCTAACTATTTtccatataatattttatacacatttaataaacaaataatcattataatttatacttttttttgtaaaaatggttttcatatttttgtgagtATGAGTTCAataagtatgttttacaagaaaattctGTTGTACTGTGAAAgagtaaataatattataaaatagaatgattttataaaataacatatGTTCTGTTTAACAACATGTTCTGTTTGTTCCTGTGATTACAAAAaggaattttcagcatcagtactccagtctttaggctcacatgatgcttcagaattCAGTCAAATATGCTgacttattattatcagtgttgaaaacagttgtgctgctttatatttttgtttaaactgtgatcaacttattttattgaacttatttttatgaatagaaagtttaaatgaatgccatttatttcaaatagaagtcttcatttgataaatttaaaggtttagttcacccgagaatgaaaatttgtccatcttctactcacccttgaagcatcctaggtatatgtgactttcttctttcagaataatcataATGAGTTATATtcaaaattgtccttgctcttccaaaactttcaatgggggtaagcgggtgtttgtagTCAAGTGAAAGTGAGTGAAAAGTGACgtcacatacagccaagtatggtgacccatactcagaattcatgctctgcatttaacccatccaaagcacacacacactccatgaacacacacccggagaagtgggcagccttgctcaagggcacctaagtcgtggtattgttgggccgagactcgaacccacaaccctagggttaggaatcaaaccaaatattctaaccactaggccacgacttcccttaaaaaaacaaaaacaaaaaaaaacaaagaagtgcgtgcatctgtaaaaaacatccctcacacggcTACAGggtgtgaataaaggccccctgtagtgaatccatgtctttttgtaagataaatatccagatttcaaatgtaataaacacctgGGGTGCTTCGAGGGTGAGAAACAtgtatgatttaaacattttgggtgaactaaccctttaattcatccttgctggataaaaacattattttattcatttcaaaaagaaaaaaataataatcttccgACCTCAAAACTTGAACGgcagtatataaagtatataaaaatatgttatagATTTGCAGAATTTTAGAATATCCTCTCTTTTCCATTTAATGACAGAAAGGTGAATGGAACTTTTTTGTTTTTCCGTGAGAAAAAAGAAATGCTGGAGGGAAATTTCTTGATCTTTTCTAGATCCCTCACCTTCTGTGTTCTCTTCACAGGAACTTCTACTACATCACGCTGTTGCGAGACCCTGTGTCGCGTTACCTGAGCGAGTGGAAGCATGTGCAGCGTGGCGCCACGTGGAAGACAGCACTGCACATGTGTGACGGGCGTCCTCCCACTCCAGACGAGCTGCCGGCCTGCTACAGCAGTGAAGACTGGACTGGCGTGTCTCTGGAGGAGTTCATGACCTGTCCCTCGAACCTGGCCAACAACCGACAGACTCGCATGCTGGCTGATCTCAGCCTGGTGGGCTGCTACAACCTGTCCTCCATGAGTGAAGAGCGGCGCGGCGAGCTGCTCCTCAGCAGTGCCAAGCGCAACCTGCTTCGCATGGCGTTCTTCGGCCTAACTGAGTTCCAGCGCAAAACACAGTTCCTTTTTGAGAGGACGTTTGGCTTGCACTTCATCACCGCCTTCACTCAGATTAACGGGACGCGGGCGGCCGGGGTCACGGTTGGGACGTCTACCCGGAGGCGCATAGAGGTGTTGAACGCATTAGACATGCAGTTGTATGAATATGCGCGGGAGCTTTTCTCACGGCGCGTGCAGTACTGCCACCATCAGGAGCggcaggaggagagagagaggaaacgACAGCAACGCAGGAGAATGAAGGAACAGAAAGCTTCACAGATTCAACAACAGGAGGACGATGAAGGAAAAGACTTGGAGCAGGAAAATACGGAGTTAACTGGGGTGACGGAGGACTACAGCAGTCAGGTGGTGCGGTGGTGATGCTGAGCTCTCTGGTTCTGTTCAGAATAACATACTAGTCTTACTATCTTGATAGTTTATAGTATGCATACTGTGCAGAATATGCAGTGCACCTACTATACacttaaaaactgttttttccATTTTGGGTTCCCCATTGAACCCttttagtgaacagttcttaaaataaaaaatgttctttcttttAAGAATATTCAATAATCTAAAGAATCGTTtctactataaagaacctttatagAATTGAAAGGTTCTATGCATGTTAAAGGTTTTTCATGGAACTTTGCATGTCAGTAAAGAACCTAAATGAGCATTCAAAAGAAGGTTCTCCGCTGTTTTGCGCTTTCGCATAACTCAACACAGCACCAGAAATTGCATGTTGTATTGAAGTAaacaaaaatgtcttttaaatcaAACAGTGAAATGTGTTAATATAACTACATAAAACATCAaccatcttaaaaataaaggttctttattggcatggttccatgaagaacttttcACTTTCATGGAacttttctgtttcacaaaaagttctttatagtggaaaaggttattggattttttaaaatattctttacactacaaaaaatgaaatataaaaatattttaagaaaagttgaaaggttctttgagaaagcagaaatggttcttctattgcaTCGCTATGAAAGCCTccctttggaacctttatttttaagagcacGCTGAAATGGAAGAACCGATTAGATGGAGCAAAACAAATGTGGATGTTTTTTTACTTGACAAATGTGGTGCAATGGCCAAATATGTCCATCTGATGCATGTTTACATAGCTCAGTCATTTAAAAATAGCACAGATGGagcacaaaaaaacacataatgtgAATGGGCCCAAATCAGTATGTGCTTCACCTGCATTAAGTGAGCATCATCTACACATATTTGGCACTGATAGTCTAAAACttttttagactatttattttgcTGTCCTAACCATGCATCATGTAGTTGCAGTTTAACCATGTAAAGATTAAATAGTTAGACAAGTTCATTTTTGAAATGAGAGTTTATTTATGGAACAGGTTTAACATGGTTTTTCTAAAAAAGTATGTATGGATGATTAAGTAAGTATTTCAAGTAATGTCTTTTTGCATATTAAATATGAaacagtaggctttatagggttagtATTTGTATTTAGCTTTGTTTCCACTACTCAAACACCCTTGAATTGCAACTTattagttgagaaccactgcgaGGAATGAGGTTATCAAACAGTGCAATGCACTTAACTTGACATTCCTTTCCCAGAGTGATCAATGAAACAGAAGTAAGATTAGCTGTGATTTTCAGTTGGTATGCACAAAATATCGGTACCATAacagtttttgtcatttaattttttctgggtttttacatttagattaccatGGGAAGGGGATTGCGAAGTCATTCTTGCATGGAATATTTGTACTTTCAAATGCTCATTTGTCACATCGCAGGCCCATTTAAATTAATGATTGAATCTAGCAGCAATGTCAACACAGTTTAGGTTCTCGATAGAATTGTCTGAACATTGTCATTACAGTGATGTTTTAAGCAGCTATCTTGTCTGATTTTTCATGCGGTTTCTCTTTAAACATTCCAGATGACAgaaactctctctctgtgtgtgtgtgtctgtgtgtgtgtggactggcAAAGGGTCTGAGCATGCAGAA from Carassius carassius chromosome 17, fCarCar2.1, whole genome shotgun sequence includes the following:
- the LOC132161534 gene encoding heparan-sulfate 6-O-sulfotransferase 3-B-like; translated protein: MDDRSNKLLLVPVLTVLFVMIGYQYICPAGSTSCRFGNGESFPFSNYPADVKRDSPDPDEDAPFRFPSKFNFTREDLYRHVDFDIKGNDVIVFLHIQKTGGTTFGRHLVRNIHLERPCDCRSGQKKCTCHRPGKAESWLFSRFSTGWSCGLHADWTELTNCVPAVMNKKQKKDAPLNRRNFYYITLLRDPVSRYLSEWKHVQRGATWKTALHMCDGRPPTPDELPACYSSEDWTGVSLEEFMTCPSNLANNRQTRMLADLSLVGCYNLSSMSEERRGELLLSSAKRNLLRMAFFGLTEFQRKTQFLFERTFGLHFITAFTQINGTRAAGVTVGTSTRRRIEVLNALDMQLYEYARELFSRRVQYCHHQERQEERERKRQQRRRMKEQKASQIQQQEDDEGKDLEQENTELTGVTEDYSSQVVRW